A genomic window from Bubalus bubalis isolate 160015118507 breed Murrah chromosome X, NDDB_SH_1, whole genome shotgun sequence includes:
- the FUNDC1 gene encoding FUN14 domain-containing protein 1 has product MATRNPPPQEYESDDDSYEVLDLTEYARRHHWWNRVFGHSSGPMVEKYSVATQIVMGGVSGWCAGFLFQKVGKLAATAVGGGFLLLQIASHSGYVQIDWKRVEKDVNKAKRQIKKRANKAAPEINNIIEEATEFVKQNIVISSGFVGGFLLGLAS; this is encoded by the exons ATGGCGACCCGGAACCCCCCTCCCCAAG AATATGAAAGTGATGATGATTCTTACGAAGTGTTGGATTTAACTGAGTATGCCAGAAGACATCACTGGTGGAATCGAGTGTTTGGCCACAGTTCCGGACCTATGGTAGAAAAATACTCGGTAGCCACCCAGATTGTAATGGGTGGAGTGAGTGGCTG GTGTGCGGGATTTTTGTTCCAGAAAGTTGGAAAACTTGCAGCAACTGCAGTAGGTGGTGGCTTTCTTCTCCTTCAG ATTGCCAGTCACAGTGGCTATGTGCAGATCGACtggaagagagtggaaaaagatgtaaacaaagcaaaaagacagaTTAAGAAACGAGCAAATAAGGCAGCACCTGAAATCAATAACATAATAGAAGAA GCAACAGAATTTGTCAAACAGAACATTGTGATATCCAGTGGATTTGTAGGAGGCTTTTTGCTAGGCCTTGCATCTTAA